The following proteins come from a genomic window of Gemmatimonadota bacterium:
- a CDS encoding amidohydrolase family protein, with protein sequence MRIDSHVHVWTMGAPPFTHNDGMTAQRPDYPGLVENLIKYMDINKIDRTVLIQCMYHGYDNRYMCDCLRRYPDRLHGVALIDPLKPDAPKTLARLHRDHGVQGMRLYPIKDRDASWLSDPGQHALWETAQRLGVPFTWFGRCHQIPLLEPMLRQFPEVNVIVDHLGEPILSEGLDGSFGILLAAAKYPNLFVKATRIDGISEQPWPHEDVYPYVRAVYEAFGPERMLGCTGFPENPQRGEAVGFRVLEEMDFLSDEDRAWILGKTADALHDT encoded by the coding sequence GTGCGAATCGATTCTCACGTACACGTATGGACAATGGGAGCACCACCCTTTACCCATAACGATGGCATGACCGCGCAACGGCCCGATTATCCGGGACTGGTGGAAAATCTCATCAAGTATATGGATATCAATAAAATCGACCGCACCGTGCTGATCCAGTGCATGTATCACGGGTATGACAATCGCTATATGTGCGATTGTTTGAGGCGATATCCAGATCGCCTGCACGGGGTGGCTCTAATCGATCCCCTGAAACCCGACGCGCCCAAAACACTGGCGCGTCTGCACCGGGATCACGGAGTGCAGGGAATGCGATTGTATCCGATTAAAGATCGGGATGCGTCGTGGTTATCAGACCCTGGGCAACATGCGCTTTGGGAGACAGCACAAAGGCTGGGCGTACCCTTTACATGGTTTGGACGCTGCCATCAGATTCCACTGCTGGAACCGATGTTGCGGCAATTTCCCGAGGTAAATGTAATAGTAGATCATCTGGGCGAGCCGATCCTGTCCGAAGGGCTGGACGGCAGTTTCGGGATCTTGCTGGCAGCGGCAAAATATCCCAATCTCTTTGTTAAAGCGACCCGGATTGATGGGATTTCCGAGCAACCCTGGCCGCACGAGGATGTGTATCCCTATGTCAGAGCCGTGTACGAGGCTTTTGGGCCTGAACGGATGCTGGGATGCACGGGATTTCCGGAAAATCCGCAACGTGGGGAGGCCGTTGGTTTTCGCGTGCTTGAAGAGATGGACTTTCTGTCAGATGAGGACAGAGCATGGATTTTGGGCAAGACAGCCGATGCACTCCACGACACATAG